Sequence from the Exiguobacterium aurantiacum genome:
GAAGGCTTTCAAAAATTATTAGAGCAGCATCCAGAACGAATGGTTCGCATTGACGCGAACGCCACGATTGAAACGATTCAGGATGAAGTTTTAGATATTACATTAGAACGATTAAAAGAAAGAGGAGTGATGCAATGATGAAGATGGTAATCGCGATTGTACATGATAAGGATAGTGCCCGCTTGTCAGATGCTTTAATTGAAGAGGACTTCCGCGCCACGAAATTAGCCACAACGGGAGGTTTTTTGAAAGAGGGAAACACCACGTTTATGATCGGTGTACCGAAAGAACGCTTAGATGATCTCCTCGCTTTAATCAAATCAAATTGCTCGAGCCGAGATCAAATGATCACGCCGATTTCACCGATGGGCGGACACGCCGATTCATACATTCCGTATCCTGTGGAAGTCCAAGTTGGTGGAGCGACTGTGTTCGTCTTGCCGATTGAAGGATTCCATCAGTTTTAATGGGAACGGTCACGAATATGAGCTTTAAAGAGTTAACGAAATCTCAAACGGTTATCGCCAAAGTGATTGAAAACTCCATCGTCGCTCAAAAGGTCGGTCATGCATATATTTTTTCGGGAGACTATGAACCGTACTTGATTGAAACGGCACAGCTGTTTGCGAAATCGCTTTTTTGTGAGTCACCGGACGGGGTAGAGCCATGTGGCAACTGTCGAAACTGTAGACGGATGGATTCAGGGAACCTTGTCGACTACATGGAGGTCGAACCGGACGGGGCCAGCATCAAGAAAGAACAGGTGCAACAGTTATTGAGTGACTTGTCTTTACGTGGTGCAGAAGGAGATCGTCAAGTATACGTCATCCATCAAGCCCATAAAATGACGCCTCAGGCGGCTAACAGTCTCTTAAAATTCTTTGAAGAGCCTGGTGTGGGGAAGCTAGCCATCTTGGTCACAACCCAGCCCCAACTCCTATTACCGACAATCCGTTCGCGGGCGCAGCATTTAGTGTTTCGCCCGATTGATCGAGAGCGACTTGTAGAAACATTAGTGACAGAAACCCAGTGTACAAGCGATTTGGCACGTCTTGCCTTACAGACATATCCGAAATGGGAAGATGCGCGTGAGGCGCTTCACAACGACTGGTTTGTACAGGCGTATGGGCTAGTGGTACAATTAGTTGAAGTATTGACAAAACGCCCGCAAGAATTACTCTTATTCGCCCAGGAAAAATGGCTTGGCCATTTCAAAGGACGGAATGAGTTGCGCGTCGGTCTCGAGTTGTTCGAAAACTGGTTGGAGCAAGCGCTCCATTTCAAAGTACGAACAGATTATGTCCCGGAATTATTTACGAAAGAACAAGCGCTTTATACCGCGTTTGTTAAAGATCGTCCGGTGCATAAAATCGTCCATGCCATTGAATATGTTCATGAAGCGATTCGACGGCTGGAGGCAAACGTCAATCCTCAATTAACGTTCGAACGGTTAACGTTCGATTTGCAGAAAGGATAGGAGAGCGTGCTTGAAGTAGTTGGAGTCCGTTTTAAAGAAGCGGGAAAAATCTATTACTTTTCACCAGGCGAAGCAACGCTTGAACGTGGGGACCATGTCATCGTAGAGACGGTACGAGGCATCGAATACGGTGAAATCGTCCAAGTTGGGAAACAACTAGGTGAAGACGAAGTGGTTTTACCGCTAAAGACAATCCTTCGTGTCGCTGATTCAAAAGATGCCCAAATCGTCCAAGATAATCGATTGGCCGCTTTTGACGCTCACGCCGTCTGTGAAGAAAAAATTCGTGAACATCGACTTGAGATGAAGTTAGTAGATGTTGAGTATACATTTGATCGTAATAAAGTCATCTTTTATTTCACGGCAGAAGGCCGTGTTGATTTCCGTGAACTCGTCAAAGATTTGGCGAGCGTGTTTCGGACTCGAATCGAACTTCGTCAAATCGGAGTTCGGGACGAAGCGAAACTGTTGAGCGGAATCGGACCTTGTGGTCGTGTATTGTGTTGCTCCTCGTTCTTAGGGGAATTTGAACCGGTATCCATTAAGATGGCCAAGGATCAGAACCTATCCTTGAACCCGAACAAGATCTCCGGTGTATGCGGTCGTCTCATGTGCTGTCTGAAATACGAGAACGATACGTATGAAGAATTAAAGCGGGATTTGCCAGACGTCGGAAAACGAATCAAAATTCCAGAAGGTGACGGACGTGTCATCGGTCTCAATATCTTGGATCAATTGATTCAAGTCGAGTTGAATGATCGGACCCGTGTTGTGACGTATACAATCGACGAACTCGTCGAAGTCGGTGCAGTCAAACGAAAACCGTCGAAACAGTGATGGGGTGCTGAGCAGTGGAAAGAATGGATAAAAAGGAAGTCATGATGCGGGTCGATGCGATCGAGCAACAGATGCAATTGTTGACGGAGCATTTAGGGGTGCTCAAAGAGCAACTCGCCTATTTGCTCGAAGAAAACCAACATATGTATCTTGAGAACCATCATCTGCGCGAAAAAGTAGAACAACTCGCAGAAGTCGAGACACCTGACGGGGATCCTCAAATTGCCTTGTCCGGGAAAGGGCAAAATAACTTGGCGGCGTTATACCAAGAAGGGTTTCATATCTGCAATTTGCACTATGGACAAGTCAGAAAAGACGGAGACTGTCTCTTCTGCATGTCGATGCTAAATAAACATTAATAAGGGGCGATAGACGGGGTATACACCCGTCCGTCGCCTTTGTACGTTATGTAGGAGGGAAATGGCGTGACTGTAAAACAAGGTGAACGTCTTGACGATTTGTTGGGACGTCCCGGAAAGATCATTCAAAGTGATGAAGTGTTCTCATTTTCATTGGATGCGGTGTTACTCGCCGAATTTGTGTGGGTCCCGATTCAAAAAGGGAAGCTCGTCGATTTATGTGCCGGTACCGGGGCGATTCCGCTCTTTTTGTCATATCGGACGAAAGGGACCATCACAGGCGTTGAAATCCAGCCTCGTCTCGTTGATATGGCAAATCGAAGCATTGCCGTCAACAATTTAGACGACAGGCTTCAAATCGTTGAAGGTGACGTGAAAAATGCGGCCAGCGTATTAGGACATGCTCGTTATGATGTCGTCACATGCAATCCACCTTATTTTTTGGCGAACGAGACCTCGCTCCGTAATCAAAGTGAGCATCACACGATTGCGCGTCATGAAGTGCTCTGCACGTTAGAAGACTGTATCCGTTCAGCCAGTCAACTCGTCAAACCGGGAGGGAAAGTAGCCTTCGTCCATCGGCCGGAGCGACTACTCGATATTTTAACGCTTATGCGGGCGTATCGGATTGAACCGAAACGAATGCAACTCGTTTATCCAAAACAAGGCCGGGACGCGAATACACTTTTAATAGAGGGGTCAAAAGATGGAAAAGCAGGACTCACAATCTTACCTCCGTTTGTCGTTTATGAGGAAGATGATACGTACACGAGTGACATGCGGGCAATCCTCGATGCGTAAACACTACGCGTACATCCTTGAGTGTCAGGACGGCACGTATTACACCGGATATACGACGAATGTGGAGAAACGGATTGAGACGCATAATGCAGGGAAAGGTGCGAAATACACGCGAGCCCGTCTCCCGGTGAGGTTACGGTACTTCAAATCGTTTGAGACGAAGCGTGCGGCCATGCAATACGAATGGTCCATCAAACAACTCACACGGGCTCAAAAACAGCAATTGATGGAGGGGACGAGTAATGAACTCACAGAAAAGTTATCAGACTGACGGACCCACGCTCTACGTTGTGCCGACGCCAATCGGAAACTTAGAAGATATGACGTACCGAGCGGTTCGAATTCTAGGGGAAGTGGATTTGATTGCGGCCGAAGATACGCGGCAAACGATGAAACTCTGTCGCCATTTCGGCATTGAGACGAAACTTGTCAGCTACCATGAGCACAATAAGCACGTGAGTGGCCCTCGTTTAATCGAAGATATCGAGGCGGGCAAGTCAGTGGCCGTCGTTTCAGACGCGGGCATGCCGGGTATCTCGGACCCTGGGAGTGACCTCGTACGGTTGGCCATCGCGGCGAAGCTCCCCGTCGTCGTCCTACCGGGTGCGAATGCGGCACTCACGGCGCTTGTCGCTTCGGGTCTTGCGACCGAGCGGTTCTTGTACTACGGTTTTTTACCACGTAAAAAGAAGGAACGTCTCGACGTATTGACTTCGTTGCAATACGAGCCGGGTACGATCATCTTTTACGAGGCACCGCATCGGTTGAAAGAAATGTTAACCGGGATTCAAAACGTGTTCGGTAATCGGCAACTCGTTCTCGGACGAGAGTTGACGAAAACGTTTGAAGAGTTTTTACGCGGGACGGTAGACGAAGCGCTTGTCTGGTGTGAAGGCGAGATACGTGGTGAGTTTGTCGTCATGGTGGAAGGATCGACGGAAATGGCACCGACGCACGACTGGTGGGAGGCGCTATCGCCGCTCGAACACGTCGATCGTTACATTGAGGACGGATTGAAACCGAATGCGGCCATCAAACAAGCCGCTAAAGAACGGGGCTTGTCGCGTAGCGAGGTTTACGACGCCTATCATCAAGTCGATAAAAAAGAGTAAGCAAGGAATCCCTTGCTTACTCTTCGCTGTAATAGTTTTCGAGCATGTTTTTCAACTCGACGAGAACGCGTTGTGCGCCTTCTGGTGAAAGGATCAATTTACCGTCAGCCAACTTGAAGTTGTCATCCGATACTTCGCCCGTCACTTGGCAAGTCATGTTCGGTTTGTATTTTTTCAACACGATTTGCTCGTTGTCGACGTAGATTTCAAGTGCGTCTTTCTCCGCGATCCCGAGTGTGCGGCGCAATTCGATTGGAATGACGACACGACCGAGCTCATCCACTTTCCGTACGATACCTGTAGATTTCATTTTGTGTTTCCTCCTCCAATGGTGTCGAAATCTCTTGGTGACATGAGTCGTCAAAATTCGACAATGTTACTACAGCAAAAAGCATACTAAACTTTCCAATTGCAGTCAACTGCTTACTATTGGAAATCTACATTTTCGAAAAATGACGATGTAGGAGCGATATATACCTAAAATTCCCCGAAAGTTAGGACCTGAAACAAAGAAAGGGTTTTTTTGGAACATATTTTATGAGATAACAACAAAAAAATTCCAAACAATTGGTTTGGAAATTCTTTTGTCGAACCGTGTATAATGGAAATTGCAAATGTCGAAAGGATGGAGAACATACAATGGCGAAGCCTACTTTTTATATTACGACTCCGATTTACTATCCGAGTGCCAAACTACACATCGGTCATGCTTATACGACGGTGGCCGGCGATGCGATCGCGCGCTATAAGCGTTTGAAAGGATTTGACGTTCGTTATTTGACTGGGACAGACGAGCACGGTCAAAAAATTCAAGAAAAAGCGAAAGAAGCTGGTGTGACACCGCAAGCGTTCGTGGATGAAGTCGTCAAAGACATTAAAGTGTTATGGGACCGTCTCGAAATCTCATACGACGATTACATCCGTACAACAGACGCACGCCACAAAGCCGTCGTCGAGCACGTGTTCGAGACGCTTCTTAAAAATGATGATATTTATCTCGGGGAGTATGAAGGCTGGTATTCGATTCCGGATGAGACGTATTACACGGAGTCTCAGCTCATCGATGGGAAGAGCCCAGACAGTGGTCACCCGGTCGAACTCGTGCGTGAAGAGTGTTACTTCTTCCGTCTCAGCAAGTATGCGGATCGTTTGATCGAGTACTTCGAATCGCACCCTGACTTCATCTTGCCAGAATCGCGCAAAACCGAGATGATCAACAACTTCTTGAAGCCAGGCCTTCAAGATTTGGCTGTCTCACGGACGACGTTTGACTGGGGTGTACAAGTCCCATCGAACCCGAAACACGTCGTCTACGTGTGGGTCGATGCCCTCACGAACTATATCTCCGCCCTCGGCTACGGATCGGACAACGACGAGTTATTCAACCGTTATTGGCCAGCCGACGTCCATTTGGTCGGGAAAGAGATCGTCCGATTCCATACGATCATTTGGCCGGCGTTGCTCATGGCGCTTGACTTGCCGTTGCCGAAGCAAGTTTTCGCGCATGGTTGGTTGCTCATGAAAGACGGCAAAATGTCGAAATCAAAAGGCAACGTCGTCGACCCGATCCCACTCATCGACCGTTACGGACTCGACTCGCTCCGTTACTACCTTCTTCGTGAAGTTCCATTCGGAGCAGATGGCACGTTCACACCGGAAGCGTTCGTCGATCGCTTGAACTTCGACCTCGCGAACGACCTCGGGAACTTGCTTAACCGGACCGTGGCCATGATTAAGAAGTATTTTGATGGCGAGATCCCTGCATATGCGGGCAATGTGACGGAGTTTGATGCCTCGCTGCTTCAAGTCGTCAACGAGACGACAGAGAAGACGGAAGCTGCCATGGAGCACATGGAGTTTTCAGTGGCGCTAACAAGCATTTGGCAACTCGTCAGCCGTGCCAACAAGTACATTGACGAGACACAACCGTGGGTGCTGGCGAAAGACGAAACGAAACGGAACGAACTGGCGTCGGTGATGACTCACCTTGCCGGCGTACTCCGTCACGTCGCGGTCATGATTCAACCGTTCATGACACGGGCGCCAAAAGAGATGTTCCGTCAGCTCGGTCTCGAAGGAGAAGATATGTCATGGGAAGCGCTCGATACGTTCGCGGCATTCGATGGAGCCGTCGTCACAGACGGAACACCGATTTTCCCGCGTCGTGACGTTAAAGAAGAAGTTGATGCGATTCAAGAGATGATGCGTCAAGCGTCGCAAGCACGTGTCGAAGAAGCTGAAGCGGAAGCGGGCGACGTCGAAGATGAGGACGTGCGTCCGGAAATCACGATTGACGTCTTTGACCAAGTCGAGTTCCGTGTCGGTCAAATCGTCGAAGCCGATAAAATCAAGAAGGCGAAGAAGTTGTTGAAACTTCAAGTCGACATGGGCGGAGAAAAACGCCAAATCGTCTCGGGCATCGCGGAATGGTATGCGCCGGAGGACTTAGTCGGCAAGAAGGTCATCGTCGTCGCCAACTTGAAGCCGGTCAAACTGCGTGGCGAATTGTCACAAGGGATGATTCTAGCAGCGGACAAAGACGGCAAGCTCGAACTTGCGACCGTATCTGAGAATATGCCGAACGGGGCCATCGTCAAATAATCGTTTGGGGGAGACTTCGGTCTCCCTCTTTGTCTATACAAGGAGGAACCAACATGTTGATTGATACACATACCCATATCAATGCCGAGCAGTTCAATGAAGACGTCGAAGCGACGATTGAACGGGCTCGTGCCGCTGGCGTTTCCCCGATGCTCGTCGTCGGGTTCGATAATCCGACGATCACGCGTGCCATCGAGCTCGCGGAAACATATGAAGACATTTACGCGATCGTCGGTTGGCACCCGGTCGATGCCGTCGATTGCACGGAGGCCGACTTGGCCAGAATCGAGACATTGATGGACCATCCGAAAGTGATGGCGCTCGGAGAAATCGGACTCGACTACCACTGGGACAAATCGCCGAAAGACATCCAACAACGCGTGTTCCGGCAGCAAATCGCCATCGCAAAACGGACGAATATGCCAATCGTGATTCACAATCGGGAGGCGACCGCCGACGTGCTCGACATTTTAGAGGAAGAACATGCCGAAGAGGTCGGTGGCGTATTCCATAGTTACAGCATGTCCGTCGAATTGCTGGAGCGTTGTCTGCGTTTGAACTTCTATATCTCGCTCGGGGGACCGGTGACGTTTAAAAATGCGAAAGTGCCGAAATCGGTGGCGCAACAAGTTCCGCTCGATCGACTCCTCGTTGAGACGGATTGTCCGTATTTAACGCCGACACCGTTCCGTGGTAAACGGAACGAACCGGCTTATGTCACATATGTCGCCGAAGAGATTGCAGCGCTGCGGGACATGTCTTATGACGCACTTGCAGAGGCGACGACCGCTAATGCGAAGCGCCTGTTCCGTCTTCCATGATGTTCAGGCGCATCATATTGAGTATCGGTGTCGTGGCAACGGCGGTGTTCGCATATATGGCGATGCAACCGGAACCTGTCACCATCATCGATGACGGGGTGACGATGGTGCACGAGAGTCGGGGCGAGTCAGTGTTAGACGTGCTTGAAGAGACGGGGATTGTCATCGACGAGGCAGACGTCGTGACGCCGGCTTTGAGTGCGGATATCCCGCTCGACCGAGTCATTCAAATCGAGCGGGCCCGTACCGTCTCGCTGCAAATCGGTTACGGACAAATCGAGACGATTGAGACGCGTGAACGGACTGTCGAAGACGTGTTGCTTCGTTATGGAGTGAGTGTCCGTGACGGAGACGATGTGTACCCGGGTGTCCGTACCCCAATCACATCAGGCATGACTATCCGGTATCAGCCTGTCGTCGCCCTCGATGTCATTGTGGGAGACGTGGCGAAGACGGTGTATACGATGGCACAAACTGTCGAGCAGGCGCTACAGGAGGCGAATGTGACGGTTTCTGATAAAGATACCGTCGAACCAGCGCTCACGACACCGGTACGGGAAGGAATGACCATCACGGTCAACATGAGTCGAGACGTCGTGCAGTATGAGAGTCGACTCGTCCCGTTTGAAATCATTAAAGAAGAGGATGACACACTTGCGCTCGGAGAAACCGAAGTCGTTCAAGTCGGTGTGCCTGGACTCGAACGGACGCGGTATGCACTGACTGTGGAAAATGGTACAATTACAAATCGGACCGAAACGAGCGTGGAAACGCTGCGAACCGTACGCCCTCAAATCATCAAACTTGGAACGAAAGTCCCGCCTGAACGAGAGACGAACCAAGAGACAGAGCAAGAGGCGGCGGCAACGACCGAACCGTCGAGCCCGTTCCGAGAAGAAGCAGAGATTAAGATTGAAGAGACACCTCGAGCTGAAGATGCTCTAGACTTCACCTCAGCAAAACAACTTCTCGTCGAGGCGACGGCATATACAAATAATGCGGAAGACACAGTCACCTTTGACGGCAGAGTACTGACCCGAAGTGGATATGATGTGACGGACACGATTCTGTATGAAGGCATGCGAATCATCGCGGTCGATCCAGCCATTATTCCACTCGGTACTCGCGTGTACGTCGAAGGGTTTGGCATGGCGATTGCCTTGGATACAGGCAGTGCCATCAAAGGCAATAAAATCGATGTGATGATGGATTCGAAAGAAGAGGCGGTGACGTTTGGTCGTCAGCCACTTACGATTTGGGTCATCCCCAAGCAAGAGGAGAAAGAAGGAACCGATGATGCGTGAAAAGATACAAGAAGTGATTGTCGTCGAAGGTCGAGACGACACGACACGGCTACAAGAAGTATATGACGTCGACACGATTGAAACGAACGGATCAGCCGTTTCGAAGCAAACAATCGAACGAATCAAACGTGCCCAAGAGACACGGGGTGTGATTATATTGACCGACCCAGACTATCCGGGTGACCGGATTCGAGCCGTCGTCGAGGA
This genomic interval carries:
- a CDS encoding cyclic-di-AMP receptor encodes the protein MKMVIAIVHDKDSARLSDALIEEDFRATKLATTGGFLKEGNTTFMIGVPKERLDDLLALIKSNCSSRDQMITPISPMGGHADSYIPYPVEVQVGGATVFVLPIEGFHQF
- the yabA gene encoding DNA replication initiation control protein YabA; translation: MDKKEVMMRVDAIEQQMQLLTEHLGVLKEQLAYLLEENQHMYLENHHLREKVEQLAEVETPDGDPQIALSGKGQNNLAALYQEGFHICNLHYGQVRKDGDCLFCMSMLNKH
- a CDS encoding DNA polymerase III subunit delta'; this encodes MSFKELTKSQTVIAKVIENSIVAQKVGHAYIFSGDYEPYLIETAQLFAKSLFCESPDGVEPCGNCRNCRRMDSGNLVDYMEVEPDGASIKKEQVQQLLSDLSLRGAEGDRQVYVIHQAHKMTPQAANSLLKFFEEPGVGKLAILVTTQPQLLLPTIRSRAQHLVFRPIDRERLVETLVTETQCTSDLARLALQTYPKWEDAREALHNDWFVQAYGLVVQLVEVLTKRPQELLLFAQEKWLGHFKGRNELRVGLELFENWLEQALHFKVRTDYVPELFTKEQALYTAFVKDRPVHKIVHAIEYVHEAIRRLEANVNPQLTFERLTFDLQKG
- a CDS encoding 3D domain-containing protein; protein product: MFRRIILSIGVVATAVFAYMAMQPEPVTIIDDGVTMVHESRGESVLDVLEETGIVIDEADVVTPALSADIPLDRVIQIERARTVSLQIGYGQIETIETRERTVEDVLLRYGVSVRDGDDVYPGVRTPITSGMTIRYQPVVALDVIVGDVAKTVYTMAQTVEQALQEANVTVSDKDTVEPALTTPVREGMTITVNMSRDVVQYESRLVPFEIIKEEDDTLALGETEVVQVGVPGLERTRYALTVENGTITNRTETSVETLRTVRPQIIKLGTKVPPERETNQETEQEAAATTEPSSPFREEAEIKIEETPRAEDALDFTSAKQLLVEATAYTNNAEDTVTFDGRVLTRSGYDVTDTILYEGMRIIAVDPAIIPLGTRVYVEGFGMAIALDTGSAIKGNKIDVMMDSKEEAVTFGRQPLTIWVIPKQEEKEGTDDA
- a CDS encoding TatD family hydrolase; translated protein: MLIDTHTHINAEQFNEDVEATIERARAAGVSPMLVVGFDNPTITRAIELAETYEDIYAIVGWHPVDAVDCTEADLARIETLMDHPKVMALGEIGLDYHWDKSPKDIQQRVFRQQIAIAKRTNMPIVIHNREATADVLDILEEEHAEEVGGVFHSYSMSVELLERCLRLNFYISLGGPVTFKNAKVPKSVAQQVPLDRLLVETDCPYLTPTPFRGKRNEPAYVTYVAEEIAALRDMSYDALAEATTANAKRLFRLP
- a CDS encoding tRNA1(Val) (adenine(37)-N6)-methyltransferase — its product is MTVKQGERLDDLLGRPGKIIQSDEVFSFSLDAVLLAEFVWVPIQKGKLVDLCAGTGAIPLFLSYRTKGTITGVEIQPRLVDMANRSIAVNNLDDRLQIVEGDVKNAASVLGHARYDVVTCNPPYFLANETSLRNQSEHHTIARHEVLCTLEDCIRSASQLVKPGGKVAFVHRPERLLDILTLMRAYRIEPKRMQLVYPKQGRDANTLLIEGSKDGKAGLTILPPFVVYEEDDTYTSDMRAILDA
- the rsmI gene encoding 16S rRNA (cytidine(1402)-2'-O)-methyltransferase codes for the protein MNSQKSYQTDGPTLYVVPTPIGNLEDMTYRAVRILGEVDLIAAEDTRQTMKLCRHFGIETKLVSYHEHNKHVSGPRLIEDIEAGKSVAVVSDAGMPGISDPGSDLVRLAIAAKLPVVVLPGANAALTALVASGLATERFLYYGFLPRKKKERLDVLTSLQYEPGTIIFYEAPHRLKEMLTGIQNVFGNRQLVLGRELTKTFEEFLRGTVDEALVWCEGEIRGEFVVMVEGSTEMAPTHDWWEALSPLEHVDRYIEDGLKPNAAIKQAAKERGLSRSEVYDAYHQVDKKE
- a CDS encoding GIY-YIG nuclease family protein, with amino-acid sequence MRKHYAYILECQDGTYYTGYTTNVEKRIETHNAGKGAKYTRARLPVRLRYFKSFETKRAAMQYEWSIKQLTRAQKQQLMEGTSNELTEKLSD
- a CDS encoding AbrB/MazE/SpoVT family DNA-binding domain-containing protein, whose amino-acid sequence is MKSTGIVRKVDELGRVVIPIELRRTLGIAEKDALEIYVDNEQIVLKKYKPNMTCQVTGEVSDDNFKLADGKLILSPEGAQRVLVELKNMLENYYSEE
- a CDS encoding PSP1 domain-containing protein, with the translated sequence MLEVVGVRFKEAGKIYYFSPGEATLERGDHVIVETVRGIEYGEIVQVGKQLGEDEVVLPLKTILRVADSKDAQIVQDNRLAAFDAHAVCEEKIREHRLEMKLVDVEYTFDRNKVIFYFTAEGRVDFRELVKDLASVFRTRIELRQIGVRDEAKLLSGIGPCGRVLCCSSFLGEFEPVSIKMAKDQNLSLNPNKISGVCGRLMCCLKYENDTYEELKRDLPDVGKRIKIPEGDGRVIGLNILDQLIQVELNDRTRVVTYTIDELVEVGAVKRKPSKQ
- the metG gene encoding methionine--tRNA ligase — encoded protein: MAKPTFYITTPIYYPSAKLHIGHAYTTVAGDAIARYKRLKGFDVRYLTGTDEHGQKIQEKAKEAGVTPQAFVDEVVKDIKVLWDRLEISYDDYIRTTDARHKAVVEHVFETLLKNDDIYLGEYEGWYSIPDETYYTESQLIDGKSPDSGHPVELVREECYFFRLSKYADRLIEYFESHPDFILPESRKTEMINNFLKPGLQDLAVSRTTFDWGVQVPSNPKHVVYVWVDALTNYISALGYGSDNDELFNRYWPADVHLVGKEIVRFHTIIWPALLMALDLPLPKQVFAHGWLLMKDGKMSKSKGNVVDPIPLIDRYGLDSLRYYLLREVPFGADGTFTPEAFVDRLNFDLANDLGNLLNRTVAMIKKYFDGEIPAYAGNVTEFDASLLQVVNETTEKTEAAMEHMEFSVALTSIWQLVSRANKYIDETQPWVLAKDETKRNELASVMTHLAGVLRHVAVMIQPFMTRAPKEMFRQLGLEGEDMSWEALDTFAAFDGAVVTDGTPIFPRRDVKEEVDAIQEMMRQASQARVEEAEAEAGDVEDEDVRPEITIDVFDQVEFRVGQIVEADKIKKAKKLLKLQVDMGGEKRQIVSGIAEWYAPEDLVGKKVIVVANLKPVKLRGELSQGMILAADKDGKLELATVSENMPNGAIVK